In the Vicia villosa cultivar HV-30 ecotype Madison, WI unplaced genomic scaffold, Vvil1.0 ctg.001125F_1_1, whole genome shotgun sequence genome, TATGTATAAACTTTGGACGGCGACAAAGACGCTATCAGAATGTAACTGCCAGAAATTGCCCGGAAACTCTTGCAAATATCACATGCTCAACTAACATCATCAACATTTTAAGCATGATTAATACTCCATAATTCATTAATCTTTTTTTGATCTttacaattataatttttaagCACTGTCAATAGTTAGTAAGGATGCTAATAAGGTTGATTTTTAGAGTGAATAATAAAGAAGAAAAAGgtaattgattttaatcaataAACAGAATCTTAGTTCAGATGGCAATTTTCCACTTTTTCTCAGATGAACAAGTTTACTCAGCATATAAATATAATCATGATCGTGTGCCTAACACAAATTATCAAATACATCAATTTTTCTCCATACACAGCCTTACCCAAGAAAACCTTAAGCTTTCAATTTGGAAACAAAACATCACTATAAAAGAAAACAGATCATCATAAATCAATGTCTTGCTGAATAGGAGAGTCAGCATTGCCAATTTCGGTGTTGCATTTACAAGTAAAGGAAAACCAAAGAATTATTATATATCACGAGAACTTACAGCACAAGTTGACACATCAAAACATAACACCCCACAACAAAATTACAATATAATGAAGGGAGTTCCTACATCATGCGCTGAAATCAGCTAAGTCAAACTCCAGTCAACCGAGACTTGGTAAAACACCACTTAAGTAACATCATCAGTAAGGAAGATTCTATCTGCTGTTCTTCGTATATATGCATTAGCACCATGATGGAATTAATAGAATCTTTCACTTAAGCAGCAAGAACTATGATCACTATGAGAAGCACAATCCCAAATATCACCAAAAGCAAGCATGccttcaaatcaaacaaaaccaaaaaatTAGCAATGAAAATTACACAATTGTTTGAAAGGATAAAAAAGGTATAACCAATAATCAAGACGGTGAACAAGAACAATCAAAACCACTACCCCCCAAGAGTTACCAATAACCACGACATATGCGAACATATAACAATGCTTCATAAAACAATAGGCCAGCTATATTTATCTAAACTGGAGTCTTTGCCATTCCAATTTCCCAAAACTATGACCCATGCACACCAACCGTATAACAAGTTCAACTTCTCGTGTTTACAAGACTTCAATAAAGTAAACCCTACAAAACCGGGATATGGAAATCCTTATTGTATTTGTCTCTTACGTCAATCATCTTAGATTATACCTACTCCTCGGGAGGTGCCAATGCCATGAGGTCCCAAATACATAAACTCATGGCATGGAAGAAAAGATTTGCAGAAAGTGATAAATTGCAATAAGAAACATATATATTACCAGAGATGAGTTTGATCTTTGTGTTTTTGAAGCTTTTGCAAGTTGAGTTTTTGCTTGTGCGGTTGCAGCATGCGAATTCTCAATGTTGGAACCAATatcatctaaaaaaaaaaatcagtgaTATCAGATAACATGAATAAGTACATAAAATAAACGAATAAAGCAATTAAAAGATACAAAAACGAAAGAAGAAATAAGTTACCAATCATGGTTCCTTGTTCATGGACAAGCACAGCGAGATCTTTGAAAATTTCATTAACTTCACCAATTTGCTGCTGTATTTCTTGAATGCCTTGCTCTCTTTCCTCAATGATTGCCTCATTGAAGGCAATCTCATTATCTAGGAATAAAACCTCCTGCCTGTAGCATGAACAATTAGAGAGTGAGGTGTACTAAAATAATGCAATTTGTTGAATTGAAAAGTATATTTTCTGATTACACAGATGAAAGCTTAGTTGTAACATAGGACAATTTTGTCATTGATTGTGCACCATAAACATATCTATGAACAGAGAAATGAAAGCTTTTGGTATCAACTCTTTTTAGCATTATAATGCTTTGCAAATGAATATGTGAGGTATTGCAACAGGTTAAATAAGAAGAAAATCCTTTTTTGCTAAATAATGGACATTAGCTTTCAATCAAATTTTAGAAAAAGATAGTATTAATTAACTCATGTTGCAATGCAATAATTTTGAGAAAAAGAATAAGTTAATCAGTGTATATCGTGAATAATATGAGAAATAACCTCCTGGATTCGACAAGAAGGGCACGCTGTTCTGGTGTCTTATCAGAGCCAATATCCATTTCACTGGCAGTATAGCTGCAAGTCAGAAAGTAAAGTCCATGTTAAAACCATTGTGTGCAAAAGTCATCAAAATTTATAACAACGGACCACCAATTGCGACTAAAGAAGCAAAATTATCACAGCATAAAACCAATTGCAGATAAATTGAACTAGTATTTTATAAGATACTCATTATTGTTCAGAAGCAGTTCGCATTTGATATTAGCCACATAACAATAAACAGAGGGACGCAATCTAATAATTGATAAATCACCTAGAAGGAAGCATTGCTTGTGGAACAAAAGGAGTGTAAGCTGTTTCCTTCTCCGCTGAAAGCCGTTGTGCCTTCTGAAACTCTTTCAAGACTGCTTGAAAATCTTTCGCGAGTTTAGCATCTGCTATTTTCTTGCTTGCCTTCAAACACAAGAAATAAGGTAACAGACATTAAGGTCACAACACCCtaaaatacaatataaaatatACAGCATAAACTATAATAATGTCCCCATTGATCACACCTTTttgcattttaaaaaaattaattataataacttTTTGCAGTGTTCGTTAAAGAACGATCCAAAACGATTGTGAGATTGCGTATTTTGTAGCGTGGAGAGCAAAGAACTCCAgtgaaataaatcaataaatatctgtGCAAGTGTGTGTACGCATGCATTTCAGAAGTTGATCTATAGACATTCTGAGACCAAATAAATTGCTCTGGATATAGAGATAGTGAATGGCACAATATAAAGATCCAAACTTACATTAACTTCAGCATGGTGATCAATGTCACTAGCCTGTTTAAGCTTAGCTGAAGTATCCTTCACCAACTGCCCAATATGTTGTCTGGTCTTGTGACTGCAAGTTGAAAAAGCCTAACATGGTAAGAGCCTACAGGTAAAACTAACATGAGGATTTTGACGTGGACAATGTTTAAAGATGGATTGGAATGTGGAGCAGTTTGCAAGCCAAGAAAAAATTATCAGTTTCCCAACGACCCTTGGCTATTTTATCTACTTTAAAAGCATTAGCCAAGCATCCAGAAAGAACGGGTGGCATAAAAAAATGACCTATAACCGAAAGCAAAGGTAGTAGTTCTAAATTACTAATACCATGTAAACATAAAATATGACTTTCTTAGAATAAAGGTCATCTCATACcaccacacaaaaaaaaaaaactcagaaatgcAATAGGAAGATGTATCGTTAACTCATACATTGCATAAACAACAATGATTCACTAAAACAACAACTCGATAAATTTCAATttacataaaaacaaaaagagtcagtgTAAAATTAACTCAAAAAGAAAAACCTTCCTCACCGACTATCCACACTGTTCAAATAACTAcagtaaaccaaaccaaaccaatcaaAACTAAAATAACAAAACCATATCTCAATCTCAATAACTCGAACCCAATCTTCGAAACAGAAGTCAGTAATCGAACTGCTCACCAATCCAATTTGGCAAACCTAAATCCAAActcaaattccaaaaaattcttaATTACTCCGAATCCCAAAACCATATTCCGAAATCCATCTCATCTATAATTCCCTACACTTGTACCACAACTCACACTAACCCTAATTCGAATCCATCTAGTAATCCCTTTCGTTTTATACCTAATCCCCTCTTTAGCCATCATCAATTACGAAATTCTCTCTCTCTAAGGATTCCAAAACCTATACAGTAAAATTCCATAAAAATCAACCGATGCAGATATATAAACAACGCTAAATCATCAAAACTAACCCCAATTTCAGCTCAATCCTcatcaaaaaaatttattaaaaaaaaaaagcaaattcaATTCAACATAGAAACGTATAGAAACGTAGAGATGAAGAAAAACTAACAGCTTTTCACGGAGGTCAGGGGTATCTTTGGGTGTTCCAACGGTATTAACGAGTCTCTGAAAAGTGGAAACGGCAGTATTGATCTGAAAAATACCGGCAGCCACGGCCTGCGTCGGGTCTTGCTTTCCGTTGATCGGTCCACGTCTGAACGGGCGGCCAGATTCGATGTCCTGGAAGCTCATAATTCTCTCggattgatttttaattttcctCTTTAATAATCTGTTTTCGATCGATGATGATCCTAACTTTCTCGAGAAAATTAGGGAGAATAATTTTCTGAGAAAGgggaaggagagagagagagaatgaaaatCTGTGAGTTTGTTGAATTAGGGTTGGGAGAGAAGAGAAGGGAGATTTGGAATGCGTGATTCGGTGAGGTGGTTTGTTTAgcgagttttttttttgtgtggtgGTTGGTTTTTTATGCTAGGTTGATGTGGAGATGTTTGGGACAGGTGGCGGGTTTGGATTGGAGGGTGGAATGGGTTTCTGTTTTTGTCCTTGGTGTCATTTGTGAATTAAGAATTGGTAATCATTTGTgtgtttggttttattttttgggtcatgctaacgagtgccccagcggcactctttaagcattctaaataaagaaaatatttttttaaaagttcaCCATTTTAATTTTCGATGCATTAATTACgcatatttttaagaaaaatttactttttaaagctattaaagagtgcccctggggttAGCATTTCCCTTATTTTTTTAAGTCTGCAGGGAGGGAACAAGCTGGACGTGCAGTCCAACACATTAGGAAaagatttaaaatttgattaCTTTTATAtaaatctctttttttcttttaaatctaaaatataCTAGTAATCGGGAAGGAGAAAGTTTAgatacaattttttaaatataatttatattatggtatatgtataattttttatatgtatataatttttttttttattctttacataatatttaaatatatttatagataAGTTTTCTTCCTCGTAAAATTATCTATCCAATATTTTAATggaatcaatttaattttttatattgttaTATTTCATAAGTATTTAAATAATTCAATTGccctgtaaaaaaaattaattgtattttaaaaattttataccatctattcaattttaaaataagttCCATTAACCATGTAATAAATATACTACATGTTTGATAAGGAGATGTTggtgatgtgtattttgtaagaGTACTAAATAATGAGAATATGTCAGAATAACTAACAATGTCTACACTCTAGTTTATAAATACCtatataaaactaatttttttaaataaaaaacctaGATTTTTCTATAAGtatatttagttaaaaaaaatatgCCTCATGTCATTAAAAGTCTTTTAAGCGTATTAAGTCGTTctgttttaataaatataaaaatgttgTTACTATGTGGACTAGGATAACTTTTATTGCTATGATATGATCACCCAAAAAATTTCATAGGGTTGAGAGAGGATAACTTCTCTTGTCTACAAATATCTTAATCTCTAGGGTTGAGAGAGGATTCACTAATTTCATAGAGAAACAAATACAAATTTTCTTTCCCTTGGTAAAACTAATATAGGCCACACTTACATCTAATTTTTACTCGCCTCAATCATCCTCCTCAATATGGTGACAGGACAAACTAGAACGGCTAGCAACTCCAACAGTGGAGACAACAATGCCTTAACAGAGATGTGTGTTGCTATGGAAGAGTTGCATTATTCCAACCATGCTTTGCAGAAGAATGCCCAGACCATTGAAGAGCGATATCATGAAGACATCAAAGTTGAGTACAAGATTATGAATCCTCAACCTATCTCTGATAAAATTCAGGGCGTTTCGGTACCATAAACTACAAACCGCCATCACTGGAAAAGTTTGATGGAAAAACGATCCCCAAAAACACATCTATGTCATCAATACTCCT is a window encoding:
- the LOC131633434 gene encoding syntaxin-22-like; amino-acid sequence: MSFQDIESGRPFRRGPINGKQDPTQAVAAGIFQINTAVSTFQRLVNTVGTPKDTPDLREKLHKTRQHIGQLVKDTSAKLKQASDIDHHAEVNASKKIADAKLAKDFQAVLKEFQKAQRLSAEKETAYTPFVPQAMLPSSYTASEMDIGSDKTPEQRALLVESRRQEVLFLDNEIAFNEAIIEEREQGIQEIQQQIGEVNEIFKDLAVLVHEQGTMIDDIGSNIENSHAATAQAKTQLAKASKTQRSNSSLACLLLVIFGIVLLIVIIVLAA